A single Marinitoga aeolica DNA region contains:
- a CDS encoding alpha/beta fold hydrolase, protein MFLKRFKKIENPKKSFVIIHGLGEHSGRYKFLIDKLLDIDYQVITFDLPGHGLGEGKRGYIKDFYKIYEYIKEITPEKFILFGHSMGGLIALRYTEYSDKKPEKLILSSPAVGKLYAPAQKLLLNTIGIFGKLTINNGIDPKDLCHDDKAIKEYLEDPLVHNKIAFKTAKQLFSEAELALLEAENIDLPVLLQYGEIDKVISVENCNELAEKVRTVVLQKHKYAKHEIFNEPKYKNKYVSNILEFIEN, encoded by the coding sequence ATGTTTTTAAAAAGGTTTAAAAAAATAGAAAATCCTAAAAAAAGTTTTGTTATTATTCATGGTCTCGGAGAACATTCAGGTAGATATAAGTTTTTAATTGATAAATTGTTAGATATAGATTATCAGGTAATAACCTTTGATCTACCAGGACATGGTTTAGGAGAAGGAAAAAGAGGTTATATAAAAGATTTTTATAAAATATATGAATATATAAAAGAAATAACTCCTGAAAAGTTTATATTGTTTGGTCATAGTATGGGGGGGTTAATAGCCTTAAGGTATACAGAGTATTCAGATAAAAAACCAGAAAAACTAATATTATCTTCTCCTGCTGTTGGTAAATTATATGCACCAGCTCAAAAATTACTTTTAAACACAATTGGTATATTTGGGAAATTAACCATAAATAACGGAATTGATCCAAAAGACTTATGCCACGATGATAAAGCAATAAAGGAATACCTTGAAGACCCTTTGGTACATAATAAAATAGCTTTTAAAACTGCCAAGCAATTGTTTTCTGAAGCAGAATTAGCGTTGTTAGAAGCAGAGAATATAGATTTACCTGTATTGCTTCAATATGGGGAAATAGATAAAGTAATTAGTGTTGAAAATTGTAATGAATTAGCAGAAAAAGTCAGAACAGTAGTTTTGCAAAAACATAAATATGCTAAACATGAAATTTTTAATGAACCTAAATATAAGAATAAATATGTTTCAAATATTTTAGAATTTATAGAAAATTAA
- the rho gene encoding transcription termination factor Rho: MGKLNQMSRRQLYNLARKYGIENYSVLTDHELKFKILSKQTESFGYFFHEGVLEILPDGYGFLRNTHNSLLNGNDDVYVSQSQIRRFNLSTGDIVAGQVRPPKEGEKFFALLRVEAVNYQAPEQARDRISFENLTPVYPNERLQLEYENSPVSSRIIDIFSPIGKGQRGLVVAPPKAGKTTLLKDIANSIAKNNPETKRIVLLIDERPEEVTDIRETVDAEVIAAPFDMDPHNQIKVAEMTLNMAKRLVEFGHDVIILMDSLTRLARAYNLYVPPSGKLLSGGVDPSALTFPKKFFGAARRIREGGSLTILATALIETGSKMDEVIFEEFKGTGNMELILSRDLANKRIFPAIDVKLSGTRKEELLFNKDELRYSWILRNWLNNLSTEEALMEIFRLMRKYENNKKLFKEIEKQKFVD; this comes from the coding sequence ATGGGGAAATTAAATCAAATGTCAAGAAGACAATTGTATAATCTGGCAAGGAAATATGGAATTGAAAATTATTCTGTTCTTACGGATCATGAACTAAAATTTAAAATTTTAAGTAAACAAACAGAATCATTTGGATATTTTTTTCATGAAGGAGTATTAGAAATTCTTCCAGATGGTTATGGATTTTTGAGAAATACTCATAATTCATTATTAAATGGAAATGATGATGTGTATGTTTCACAATCTCAAATTAGAAGATTCAATCTTTCCACAGGAGATATAGTTGCTGGTCAGGTGAGACCACCAAAAGAAGGAGAAAAATTTTTTGCACTATTACGTGTTGAGGCAGTTAATTATCAAGCTCCAGAACAGGCAAGAGATAGAATTTCTTTTGAAAACCTTACTCCAGTTTATCCAAATGAAAGGCTTCAATTAGAATATGAAAATTCACCAGTTAGTTCAAGAATAATAGATATATTTTCACCAATTGGAAAAGGTCAAAGAGGATTGGTTGTTGCTCCACCGAAAGCTGGAAAAACTACATTATTGAAAGATATTGCAAATTCTATTGCAAAAAATAATCCTGAAACTAAGAGAATAGTTTTATTAATAGATGAAAGACCAGAAGAAGTTACAGATATAAGAGAAACTGTGGATGCAGAAGTTATAGCGGCCCCATTTGATATGGATCCTCATAATCAAATAAAAGTAGCGGAAATGACGTTAAACATGGCAAAAAGACTTGTTGAATTTGGTCATGATGTAATTATTCTTATGGATTCATTAACCAGATTAGCTCGTGCTTATAATTTATATGTTCCACCGAGTGGAAAACTATTAAGTGGTGGTGTTGATCCATCTGCATTAACCTTTCCAAAGAAATTTTTTGGTGCAGCAAGGAGAATAAGAGAAGGTGGAAGTTTAACTATATTAGCTACAGCACTTATAGAAACAGGTTCAAAAATGGATGAAGTAATATTTGAAGAATTTAAAGGAACGGGGAATATGGAATTAATTCTCTCAAGAGACCTTGCGAATAAGAGAATATTCCCTGCAATAGATGTAAAATTATCAGGTACAAGAAAAGAAGAATTGTTATTTAATAAGGATGAATTAAGATATTCATGGATTTTAAGAAATTGGTTGAATAATTTATCTACAGAAGAGGCGTTAATGGAGATATTTAGACTTATGAGAAAATATGAAAATAACAAAAAATTATTTAAAGAAATTGAAAAACAGAAATTTGTAGATTAG
- the rplQ gene encoding 50S ribosomal protein L17, protein MRHRVKINKLSRYASHRKALLKNLAREVFEHGSIITTTAKAKAVKPMVEKILTKAIEAKETDNKDRSVALRRQINRYFNDKRFTNKIVDEVAKVFIDANRKSGYTRILKIGFRRGDAAELSLLQLVENIEKKEENSEN, encoded by the coding sequence ATGAGACATAGAGTAAAGATAAATAAATTAAGCAGATATGCTTCACATAGGAAGGCTTTATTAAAAAACTTAGCTAGAGAAGTATTTGAACATGGAAGCATTATAACAACTACTGCAAAAGCAAAAGCAGTAAAACCTATGGTTGAAAAAATATTAACAAAAGCAATTGAAGCTAAAGAAACTGACAATAAAGATAGAAGCGTTGCTTTAAGAAGACAAATAAACAGATATTTCAATGATAAAAGATTTACAAATAAAATAGTTGACGAAGTAGCTAAAGTATTTATAGATGCAAATAGAAAAAGTGGTTATACAAGGATATTAAAAATAGGCTTCAGAAGAGGAGATGCAGCAGAGTTATCATTATTACAGTTAGTAGAGAATATAGAAAAGAAAGAGGAAAATTCAGAAAATTAA